The Pantoea vagans genome contains the following window.
ACAATTAACAGCAGCACAAATAAGCCCGCGATCATCGCCACATGTTGCTGACGAAAGCGACGCCAAAATTCGCGCCACGGCGTACGTACCCGGGTTTCCGTCATCATCGGCATGGTCTTCAATGCCGCTGCGCGTCGCCAGTTCTTCAATTGCGACTCCTTACCTGTAACGAATGGCCGGGTTGATTGCCGCGTACAACATATCGACAATCAGATTGATCAGAATAAATTCCAGTGAGAACAGCAGTACCTCGGCCTGAATCACCGGGTAATCGCGCATCTCTACGGAATCGACCAGCAACCGGCCCAAACCAGGCCAGTTGAACACCACTTCCACCACAATCGAGCCACCGAGCAGGAAACCAAACTGCAACCCCATCATGGTCACAACCGGGATCATCGCGTTGCGCAGACCGTGTTTGACCACCACCAAAGATTCACGCACCCCTTTCGCGCGGGCGGTGCGCATATAGTCTTCCTGCATCACCTCAACAAAGGAGGCGCGCGTAAAGCGTGCCATCACCGCAGCCACCGCGGCACCTAAGGTAATAGAGGGCAGAATGTAGTGTTTCCAGCTATCTGCGCCCACGGTCGGCAACCAGCCGAGTTCAACTGAGAACACCTGCATCAGCAGCATGCCAAGTGCAAAGGCCGGGAAGGAGATACCGGAAACGGCCAGCGTCATGCCAAGGCGATCGGGCCAGCGATTGCGCCACACCGCCGAGACAATGCCAATGGTCATGCCAAAAATCACCGCCCACACCATACTGGTGAGCGTCAGCCACAGCGTAGGGAAAAAGCGTGCGGCAATCTCTGAAGAGACCGGGCGTTTCGATACCATCGACTGGCCGAAATCCCCCTGCACCGCATTGAGAATAAAGTGCCAGAACTGCTGGATCAGCGGCTGATCGAGCCCCAGTTCCTGACGCACCAGTGCCACCACCGAAGCATCCGCTTCCGGGCCCGCAATCAGGCGCGCCGGATCGCCCGGCAGCAGGTGGACAAACAGAAAGACCAGCACCGCGACAATCAGCAGCGTGGGGATAAGCCCCAGTAATCGTTTGAGAAAATAGTTGAGCATGCGAAGTCCTGCGCAGCATCGGCCAGCCCCGCAAGGCTGGCCGCGTCTGTTACTTCAGATCCGCCTCATCAAAATTGAATGAGGTATCGGGCATAACGTAAAAACCGGTAAGGTTTTTATTGTTAGCAGAGAGCAGCTGCTCCACCACCAGCGGGATCCACGGATGGTCATTCCAGATGCGATCCTGTGCGTCTTTATACAGGCTCGCCTTTTGCGCACGATCAGTGGTTTTCAGTGCATCGCTGAGGTCTTTATCCACCTGCGGATTGCTGTAGAACGCCGTGTTAAAGATGGCTGGCGGCCAGGAGGTGGTGGCAAACAGTGGGGTCAGCGCCCAGTCAGCTTCGCCGGTTGATGCAGACCAGCCGGTGTAGAACATGCGCACACTGCTCTCTTTCTGCCCTTTGCTCTCGACTTCCGCCGCGCGCTGTCCCGCATCCATCGCCGTGACCTTCACTTTCACGCCAACCTGCGCCAGTTGCTGCTGCGTAAACTGCAACACTTTCTGCGCGGTGCTGTGGTTATGTGAAGACCAGAGCGTGGTTTCAAAGCCGTTCGGGAAGCCCGCTTCCTTCAGCAGCTCGCGCGCTTTTGCCGGATCGTATTTGATCGCCGGGTACGTCTGCGCAAAATCAATGGCTGGCGGCACAATGCCGGTGGCTGGGGTGGCATAGCCCGCAAACGCCACTTTCACCAGCGCTTCACGATTAATCGCGTACTCCAGCGCTTCACGCACTTTCGGGTTATCGAAAGGCTTCTGCGTCACGTTGAGGCTGATATAGCGCTGCATAATCGACGGCGTGGTCACCACATCGAGTTTGCTGTTACCTTGCAGCAACTTGGCCTGCTCAAAGGGCACCGGGAAAGCGAAAGTCGCTTCGCCCGTTTGCAACATCGCGGCACGGGTGTTGTTATCCACGACAGGACGGAAGGTGATGCTGTCCAGCTTCGGATAGCCCTTCTTCCAGTAACCATCCCACTTCTTCACTTTCACGAAGT
Protein-coding sequences here:
- the gsiC gene encoding glutathione ABC transporter permease GsiC; its protein translation is MLNYFLKRLLGLIPTLLIVAVLVFLFVHLLPGDPARLIAGPEADASVVALVRQELGLDQPLIQQFWHFILNAVQGDFGQSMVSKRPVSSEIAARFFPTLWLTLTSMVWAVIFGMTIGIVSAVWRNRWPDRLGMTLAVSGISFPAFALGMLLMQVFSVELGWLPTVGADSWKHYILPSITLGAAVAAVMARFTRASFVEVMQEDYMRTARAKGVRESLVVVKHGLRNAMIPVVTMMGLQFGFLLGGSIVVEVVFNWPGLGRLLVDSVEMRDYPVIQAEVLLFSLEFILINLIVDMLYAAINPAIRYR
- the gsiB gene encoding glutathione ABC transporter substrate-binding protein GsiB — encoded protein: MHHIMRKGVITAGLLSSALAMPAWAAKDAVIAVASTFTTMDPYDANDTLSQSVAKAFYQGLFGFDKDMKLQNVLAESYQASSDGLTYTIKLRSGVKFQDGTDFNAEAVKANIDRASNPDNHLKRYNLFKYVASTEAVDPTTVKITLKQPFSAFINNLAHPAAVMISPTALKKYGKDIGFHPVGTGPYEFVTWNQTDFVKVKKWDGYWKKGYPKLDSITFRPVVDNNTRAAMLQTGEATFAFPVPFEQAKLLQGNSKLDVVTTPSIMQRYISLNVTQKPFDNPKVREALEYAINREALVKVAFAGYATPATGIVPPAIDFAQTYPAIKYDPAKARELLKEAGFPNGFETTLWSSHNHSTAQKVLQFTQQQLAQVGVKVKVTAMDAGQRAAEVESKGQKESSVRMFYTGWSASTGEADWALTPLFATTSWPPAIFNTAFYSNPQVDKDLSDALKTTDRAQKASLYKDAQDRIWNDHPWIPLVVEQLLSANNKNLTGFYVMPDTSFNFDEADLK